The following DNA comes from Polyangia bacterium.
CCGATCGTTTCGGCAATTGGTCGGTGGTGCGCGAGGTGGGGTGGGGGCCGGTGGACTTTCTCGGCGTGGACCGCGAGCCCGCGCTGGTCGGGTTGCGCGCGCTAGAGATGATGCTGCACTGGCACGGCGACACCTTCGATTTGCCGGCCGGCGCCGTCCACCTGGCTTCGACACCGGCGTGCCCGCATCAGGCCTTTCGGTTGGGCACGTGCCAGTTCGCCTTGCAGTTTCACTGCGAGCTGGACGCCGACACCATCATCCGCTGGGTAAGTGAGGACGCGGCGTTCGTGCGCGCGGCCAACGGCGTCGGCGGCGGCCGGCAAATCATCGCCGACACCGTGGCGAATTTTCCAGCGGCGCAGCCGATGTGGGATCAACTTTTGCGCAACATCCTGGGCGTGCTCTTGCATTCGCCAGGTGGCCAAGAATAGAAATCGCCGATGGCCTCGCCGAACAAGTTCACCCTGGGATTGGTGCAGATGCGCTGCTCGCCGTCGCCCGACGACAACGTCGAGCGCGCCGTGGTCCACATCCGCGACGCGGCGGCGCGCGGGGCGCAGGTGATTTGCCTGCCCGAACTTTTCCGCACGCAATACTTTTGTCAAAGCGAGGACCACGCAAATTTTGATCTGGCCGAGGCAATCCCCGGCCCGACGACGGCGACGCTGGGCAAGGTGGCGCGCGAACTGAAAGTGGTGATCATCGGTTCGCTGTTCGAGCGACG
Coding sequences within:
- a CDS encoding gamma-glutamyl-gamma-aminobutyrate hydrolase family protein (Members of this family of hydrolases with an active site Cys residue belong to MEROPS family C26.), yielding MEPSPIKSAVVLQHAPTEGPGRVADLLAEQGVAVSCRQVYAGEPVPGHLDDDALLVVMGGPMGVGDAGDRRYPFLGREIALLQQLVAADRPVLGICLGAQLLAAGGGARVYPNRRPDRFGNWSVVREVGWGPVDFLGVDREPALVGLRALEMMLHWHGDTFDLPAGAVHLASTPACPHQAFRLGTCQFALQFHCELDADTIIRWVSEDAAFVRAANGVGGGRQIIADTVANFPAAQPMWDQLLRNILGVLLHSPGGQE